In Fibrobacter sp. UWR3, the genomic window CTTTCAAAGATGTAATTTCAGCCTCGAATGTTTCGGCAGCTTTTGCGTCCTCGTTGTAGAGGGCGCAGATTTTTTTTGTGCTCAGTTCCAGCACCTTGCGGGCAAGTTCGTTGTTGCCCTCTTCGCGCAGCATGCGGAGCGATGCGTCGATGCGCTTCACGTCCAGCGGCTCGGGGTAGTCCTTCATGAACTTGTACAGCAGTTTCACCTGACGGTCGTAATCCTCGTCGGTTTCGCAGGCGAGCAGGAAGGGTATCACCTTCACGTTCAAAAGGTTCCCGAGGTCGCCCACGAACGTGTTCAGCGATGCTCCTTCGGGGAACAGCTCCACCGTGTCGCTCATGATGTCTTCGTTGTCGAGGAACTGCCCGTTCTCGAACTGCGAGAGCATATCGTTCAGGAGCTCCATCTCGTGCTTCTTCGTCTGCTCGCGGTAACGCGCCTGGTAGTAGATGGGGAGCGTCGTGAGGCAGAAGTGCGCCTGGTTCGCGCCGATGAATTCCCCGACAAAGTAAATGTCGGCTTCTTCCTTGAGAATGTCTTCTTCTTTGGTGAAGTTGCCGATGCGCGCCGGGATGGGGATGACTTCCATGTTCGAAAGTTCGTGCAGGCGGTCGCGCACCGTTTCCACGTCAAGGTTCTCGGGCAGTTCGACGCCGTTCTCCTCCATCGTTTCGAGGAGCTCGTTCAGGCGCTCGTCCATCACCTGGTTCCTGCGGCGGCGCGAGGGCACGGTCGGGTTGAACTTGCGGAAATCGCCTTCAAGCGTCAAGAGTCCGTTCTTGATCATGTCGTCGAACGGCGTGTTGCTTTCTTCGGCGTCTGGCGTGGGCAAAATCCTTGCGTAGGCAATCATCCTGCCGCAGAGCCTGTCGTCGTTTCCTTTTTTCTGTTCAATACCGAGCATGCGCATAATATAGCAAATAGTCATTGGTCATTAGTCATTGGTCATTAGTTGCTGGTTATTATTCATTCCACATTTCACATTCCACATTCCACATTATCTATCTTTTCCCTTATGGAACCGGCCCTCTGGCAAAAGATTCTCGACCTGTGCAACAGGCTCTCGAACGTCACGTACGAGAACCTCACGAAAATCATACGCCTGGAATCTACCGGCAGCGCTACTGCCGCGCGCAACCTCGACGACAGCGACCAGAACGATATCGACACCTGGATGGGTGGCGGCACCTGCTTCAGCATGACGTGGCACCTGTACCAGAGCCTGCGCGACATGGGATTAAACCCGCGGCTCGTGATGGGCCACAAGCGCAAGGAACGGAACATCCACTGCGCGCTGATTTTACCGGATGCGGATACTAACGCGTCATCGCGAGCCGAAGGCGTGGCGATCCACTCAGAATTTTTATTCGATCCCGGCTACCTGATTTTTGACCCGTTGCCGATTCCGCTCCCGAAGCCCTTCGGTGCAGGTGAGGCGCTCTTCCCGCTGGTGCCGAACAGCGTGCGCCTCGTGCGGCCCGACATGGATTCCATGGAACTCTGGACCGGCGGCGCCCTCCGTACCGACGGCTCGATTTCTTCGCCCATGAAGTTGCGGTTCGAATACCCGGTGGCAGGCGTGAGCGTCGAGGAATTTAAACAGCACTGGTCCGAAAGTTTCTACCGCGAGATGATGACCTACCCGGTGTTGAACCGCCTCGACCGCGAGCGCGGCGTGCAGTACTATTACCAGAAGGGCAACCTCGTGACCCGCGACGCAAACGGCAGCCGCATGGAACGCATCGCCGAACCCGAAAGGGTCGAGAAATTGAGCGAAATCTTCAGGCTTTCGCCCGAACTCGTGTCCAGGGCGCTTGGTATCCTCTCGAAATAAGTATATATTTGTTTCATCGTCATCCCCGCGACCTGTGGTGAGCGTCGCCGAACCAAGGCGGGGATCTTTAAGCATCACAGGAACATAAGGAGTCCTATATGAAAAAGATTCTGGCCGCTTTCGCCATCCTCGCTTCCGCAGCTCTCATTGCCTGCGGTCCCTCCAAGCTAGAAATTCAGGAAATGTCGTCTTCGTGCGACGTGTCCGTCGAAGTGGGCAAGGTGCTCGACGATACCATCAGCCTCTACGTGGGCAACATGTTCTTCCTGAACGCGAAGCAGACCGTGAACGAGGACCTGTTCCCGCTTTCGGCCAGCATCCGTGACCCGATGAACATCGAAGTGAAGGGCCGTACCGACGTGATTGCATCCGCCGCCGACTTCATCGCCTACCTCCGCCGTTCCGCCCCGAACGCCGTGAACTTCGGCATAGTCGTGAACGAAGCCGCGAAGAACGAAATCGGCTTTGACGAGGCAAAGACCGTCAACCGCCTGGTCGAAGTCTTCAAGACCCTCGAGGGCGGCTCCGTCATCCTCTTCCACGAGAAGGACGGCCAGCTGACCGACGCGAAGAAACTGTTCTAGTCCGCAAAGAACAGTTGATAGAATTTATACTATATTTTTAGTGTAAATTAAATTCTTTGGATAGGAGGAAATATGAAATTTTTGAAAATTCTGTTGTCTGCGGTTGCGATTGCGGGCGTGCAGAATGCCCTTGCAAAATGCGAAGGCACGCTCTATCTGATGCCGCAGGAAGGCTGGACGGGTCGGTTCTACGTCATGACGGATTCCACGTCGACCGAGGCGAGCCCTCGCTACGATGCTGAAACGCGTTATTTTAAGGTTGACCTGGCCCAGGCGAAGAGCGGTGAAATGGATTCGACCTTTGCCTTGGTGAATCATCTGTATGCTCCAATGAAGTATATCGTCCAGGCAGAATGGAACAACGCTGTGAATGAGGATTTCCGTTACCTCAAAGGAAAAACAGACATCAAGTGCCCTGGGGCCGGAAACAGCGTATTTGTTCTCGAGGACCCGGAACAGCCGGGCAAGACCCTTGTTGCCTCGGAAAAACCGAAAATCAAGTATCTCTATTTCTTGCCTCCCGATAAGGAAGAATGGTGGGTGACCCCGCCCATGTGGTCGGGCGACGGAAAGTATGCGAGTGGCAAGCCGCTCAAACCTGCCGAAGACAGGTGCGGTTGGTTCTATACGTCGTGGGTCTACAGAAATGTTCCAAGCAATTTCATCATCTTCAAAAAATCCGATGAATCCCTGAAGGAAGCCATCGGAATGAATGGGTTGGGAGCCGCCCTCGAACCGATTGCATTGGATATGGTATTCGAGGTCTACGAAAAGGACACGCTATTTTTCTTTGCCGACCCTGATGTATCCCCGACAGGTAGCGGATCGTTTGCGACATCTGACAATGATGCCAGTGGCAATTGTTCCTACTTCTTGCAGATGACGTTCTACGATACCGATGCAAGCCTGCACGGCGCGTTTACCTGCGATGATTACCCGAATATGGGTGCCAACGCGTGCTATTCCGCAAACGCCAAGTACAACTATCCTGGCGAGGGTGCGAAGAATACAGTCCCCTGCATTGGCGTGACTCCGGGAATCGTTGCCGATCTGCTTGACCCGCAGACGAAGAAGCCGACCTACAATGCTGCAAGCGGCTGCTTCGTGAGCGCGGAAGCATTCAACGCGATGTTCAAGGCGACTCCGGATGTGAACGTGGTCCACGAGCTCGGTTCGCGCGGTGTGTATTTTTACATGAACCAAAACGGCCTGTGGCAATACGACAGCTATTGGAGCACGAATCCTTCGCAGGCATTCACTCCCTTGAACGACCTTGCGGATTCTGTCAAGAACGATAAGTGCACAGGAACGTGCGCAACAGCCGCTACCCTGAGGGAAGAATACGGTGCAGTGCGTTACGGCATGGGTGGCAGCAACGATGCCGCGAAAAATTTCATTTCCGACAAGGCGCAGCAGGCGCTTGGCGATGTTTACGACTGGTCCCTGACAGAACCCAAGACCGGGCTTCCGTATATTGACTTGTATCCGGTAACGGCGGGCGAGTTCGCCGATGGGGATAAGCCCAATGTCTACGATGTCCTTTCGTGGGATGACCGCGTCAAGAGCGAGGGTAACCAGCATTTCTGCCTGGAAACGCACTCGATGTTCACTTACCGGCCGGGAGCGTTCCTTGCGGTTCGCGGTGACGACGACATCTGGGTGTATATCGACAACAAACTGGCGATTGACTTGGGCGGTCTCCACATGCCTGCACCCGCTTACGTAAACCTGGACGAGTTTGCAGGTGCTTCTGGCGAGCTTGTAGCGGGGGAAGTTTACGATTTCGACATGTTCCTCTGCGATCGCCGTACGACAATGAGCAACTTGCATATTCTGACGAACCTGATCCTTGCTGGGTTGGACAAGCCGGGTAATACGGATGCCGTCAGTAAGCCTGCCGTGCGTGTTGCTGGAAATGTTTCGGGCTTTACTGTCCGCAACAGTTTCCGCTCGACGCTCTCCATTGTTACTTCGGATGCGTCCGCGAAAACGTATGCGGTTATGGATTTGCAGGGCCGCATCGTGCGTCGGGGAGCCATTGCCGGCACCGAAACTCTCGTGCAGAATTTGCGCGCTGGTTCCTACATCGTGAAGGTCGGCCTCGGCCACCGCCGCGTGAACGTCCGCTAATTATTTCAGCTTTTTCAGTTCGTGCCGGAGCATGAGCACGCCGATGATGGCCGCACCCGTGTCGGCGATGGGCTGCGCCATGAACACGCCCTTCAGTTCAAAGAAGTGCGGGAGCACGAGCAAAAAGGGAATTAGCAGAATCACTTGCCTGCAGGCGTTCAGGAACATGGACCTGAGCGCCTTTCCCGTACCCTGGAAAAAACTGCCCGAAACGAGCCCGAGCGGAATCATGAAGAATGCCGCCCCGAAAATACGCATGGCCCACGCGGCGACTTCCTGCAGCTTGAGGTCGGTGGGTGCGAAGGGGGCCACGAACACTTCGGTCTTCCACATCAGTATCGCCCACGCCACGAGCATAAAGCTCCCCGCGTAGATGAACGTGAACTTGAGGGTCGCCTTCACGCGTGCGTTGAGGCGCGCGCCGAAGTTGTACCCGATAATCGGTTGCGTGCCGTGTACAAAGCCGAGCAGCGGGAGCAATATGAACGAGGCGATGCTGTTCACGATGCCGAATGCAGAAATTGCGAGGTCGCCGCCCGAGAGGGCACCCGTGTTGTGCAGGCTGATTGCCCCGTAGGTGGTGAGGCTCCAGTTGAGGATGGCGTTCATCAGGCTGTTGCACACCTGCATTATGGAAGGCGGAATGCCGAGGATGATAATCTTCCTCACATACGCGAAGCGCAGCTTCATGTGGCGCCAGCGGATGCGGATGGGGGTATCTTTCTTCACGAAGAACTGCGTGATGAGCGATGCTGCCACCAGCTGTGAACCGATGGTCGCCCATGCGGCTCCCTCTATGCCCCAGCGGAATTGCACTATAAACAGCCAGTCGAGCGCGATGTTCGTGACGGCGCCGATGACTTCGCGGAACATGGCCGTCTTGGGGTGGCCCATGCTACGGATAAAGTGGTTCATGCCCGGGGCGACCGTCTGGAATACCGCACCGCAAAGCAATATGCGCATGTAGCTGCTGGCAACGGGGAGTGTCTGGTCGCTCGTGCCGAACAGGCGGAGTAGGGGCTCCATGAATATCTCGCCGAGCGTGAACGTGGTGGCGGCCATCAGCAACAGGAGCGAGAACGAGTTGTTCAGAATGATGCTGGCCTGGATGTACTTCTTTTGCCCGAGGCGGATGGCGAACAGCGTGTTGCCGCCTACGCCAATCATCATCGACATCGCCATGATGAACAGCATGATGGGGAAGCACAGCGTGATGCCCGCGATGCCTAGGCTTCCGACTTCCTGGCCCACGAAGAGGCGGTCTACTATATTGTAGAGCGCGTTCACCAGCATGCTCACGATGGAAGGCACCGAGAACTGCAATACCAGTTTCGGGATGCTTGCTGTACCAAAGGAATTGAGGCGCTCGGAATTCAGTTTCGACATTTCGGCGCGCAAATTTAGAAAATTATTAATTCGGATTTCGGATGTCGGAATTGTTTTTGGGGTGAATTTCCTAATTCTTACTTCCTAATTCCGCATTTGCGAAGTTACACTTCGCAAGCTACCTGGTTCCTGCCGCCTTCCTTGGCCACATACAGCAGGCGGTCGCATTCGGCAATCAGTTCCTCGACCTTCCCGATGTTTTCGCCCTGGCGGCTGCACAACCCGAGGGAAATCGTCACGGGAATGACCGTGTCCTTCCACGAGAACTTGTGGCTTTCTACTGCCTTGCGGAGGCGTTCGGCGCTCTTCCGTGCGTCTTCGGGGCTTATCCCCGCGAGCAGCAGCAAAAATTCTTCACCGCCGTAACGGGCGAGCAGGTCGGCCTCCCGCTTTTCCTCGTTCAGGATCCTCGCAATCTCTTTCAGCACCATGTCGCCGCACTGGTGGCCCCAGGTGTCGTTCACGCGCTTAAAATGGTCCGCGTCCACCATGATGGTGTGTACAAAGTAATTGTTGCGGCGTGCGAGTGCGAGTTCGCCGAGGCTACGGTCAAAGAAGTTCCTGCGGTTGCTTATCTTGGTGAGCGGGTCTATTGTTGCCGCCTCGTAGAGGGCCTTGTCTATCGCCTCTTCGCTCTTGTCCTTGAATTCCACCTTCATCACCATCTTGCCAATCTGCAGGCGGTTGTCGGAATCGAGGACCTTCTCCTCCACGAATTCCCCGTCCACGAAGGTGCCGTTCGTGCTCCCGAGGTCCTTGACGGTCACGCGGATTCCGTCGAACGTGATGGCGCAATGCCTGCGGCTCACGAGCTCGTCGTCGAGGCGCACGTCGGCATCTTGACCGCGCCCGAGGGTAATCGTCCCCTTCGGGAGGGGAATCTGCTTGAACTGGGTCTGGGGGTACAGGATTATAAGGTGCGGACGCAGCTCGATTTTCTCGAATTTGATTGTCTTGCCCGGGGTAACGATGGTCTGGTCTAAATCCTGCATAAAAGTCTCCGCACAGCCTATTATAAATATAGTCTGAAATTTACGGCATGCGCCTGCATGACATTATAGAAAAATAGTGAACAAAAGGACCCTAAAAACGCTCATCAAGACCTAAAAAAGAACGAAAGGGCTGGCTGTAACCTAAAATTTACAATACGACCCGCAAAATACGCGAAAAAATCACAAGAAAGGTCCCCTTTTCAAATATTTTCAAAAAAAATTACCCTTTTTCGTAAAAAAAGGATAAATTTCAAGGCGGTGTGGCATCGCAAGAGGCCGCTGTCTTTTTGCTATGCTATTGGCTGGAGAACCAAAATGGATAAAAAAATTATGAAAGAACATAAGTCCTCTCTCATAGGGTGTGTATTGGGTATCGCGATGTTCCTTGCAGGGGTGCAGGGTACGTGGGCACAGAATCCCGTGTGCCAGGGAACCGTCTTTTTCAAGGCGCCTGATGATTGGGATGCTGCCTATATCGGTGGCTTCAATGTCAATACGCTTAAGGCGATGACAAAGAATGATGAGGGCTACTACGTATATGATTTGGGCCTGCTTGGTATTAAGGATAAACTGTTTTTCGCAATAGGAAATGGTTCTCCTGCAACCAAGATTGTGACATCGACCAAGTTTAATGGTCCGACAGCTAATGCGAATGATGCGAACTGGCCTACGAACGAGGCGTCCATTGCGTGTCCCGGCAACGGTAAGGTCATTTACGTTTCCGAAAATCCGCTTGTTCCGGGCCGCACCTATACCGGTGAGAATCCCTCTGATGCAAAGTATTTCTATGTGCTTGTTCCTGAAGAAAAGACTTGGCAGTCCGATGACATGATGATTCATTATGTGATGCCGAATGGGACTGCAAAAGATACTGCCATGACTCCGGCAAAGAATCTCTGTGGATGGTACAGCATGGTGTTTGGCCAGGCACCGACGGGTGTATACATGTACCTGAAGAATTTCCCAGATATGCAATTGGGTGCGAACGGCCTGTGGGGTGAAGAAGATGTCGCTACTCCGGTAGACCTAAGCCTCCTTTACGAAGCCTATGGCACGAATACTCTTTACTTTATTCCTGACGATGGCGACTGGCCCGGTGAAGATGATGGTGGCTGGTATGTGACCGACCCGGGTGTTCCTGAACCGGGCAACAACAGCCGTTGTTCCTTCAGCCTTGCCGCTGTTATTTATGATACTGACCAAGACCTTAATGGCTTGTTCTCTTCGGACGGGGATGCTGTAAAGAACCATACGAACGGGTGTGTGGGTGTCCACCCTGGTCTTGTTCTGCCGGATTTGGGACCTGACAACAAGCCTGTTTTCTCGGGTTCTGCTGATGCAATTAAGTGCTTTGGCAACGCGGCTCAGTTCAACACGTTGTTTAATCATGTTCCGACTTTGAATGAAGTGCAGTGCTACGACATGCCGTTCCGCCATTATGGTAATGATACCCGTTGGGGCTACGATTCCGATTCCACGCATTACAGCAATAAGGGGCAGGAGTTGGACAAGTGTCCTGGCAATAAGAATTCGACTACTTGCCAAATCGGTGGATTCTCTCCGCTGGAATATTTTGGTGATGAATTTGATAATGCCGGCAATTGGACTTCGGGAACGGTTGCTCTGGCCAATCTCGTTTCGTTGGATGGGGGCGCTCCACAGCCTGTTCCTGGGGCTCGTAAAAAGCGCAAAGCTGCAGGGCCTGTTCCCGTGTTACCGACGGTATTCCCTATGACTGTTCCCGGTGTTGGCAAAATTGCCGACTTTGACCATTACTGCAATACTCCGGGTTGGTTTGGAGGTGTGGATTGCCAATACCAGTTTGAAAATGGTGACAATCCGGCAGACTTCTGGTGCTGGGGTAGCTATTGCGAATCGAGCTTCAATCGCTGGGGTGAAGGTGATGACTGGGGGGCTAACCCGACGATTATGCGAAACCAGCAGTTCTGCTTCGAATCGCATGCAACGTTCACCTACAATGAATCCCAGGAATTTACCTTCCGCGGTGACGACGACATCTGGGTGTTCATCAACAGGAAAATTGCCGTGGATAACGGCGGTGCGCACCTTGCCGCCCCGGGCCACGTGGTGCTGAAGAACCTGAACACCACCTACGGTGCAGGCTTCCTTGTGCCGGGCAACGATTACCCGATTGACATCTTCTTCTGTGACCGCCGAACCACGATGAGTAACGTGATTATCAAGACGAACATGTACATCAAGCAGTCTACGGGTGTTACGCTTTCTTCGAAGAAGGACGCTGCCTCAGGTGATATCGCGGTGAATATCTGCGTGGAAACCTCGGGTGGCGGCGACTGTGCCTCTGTGGCTCTCGGTGGCGGCACCGGGCCGGAAAAGACTATTAAGTGCGGTGACGAAATCGACAAGCCCATTACATACTCTATTACCACCCGCAAGGGCGAAACGCCTGCCGGCTGTGCCGACTGTGCTGCGCTCCCGTTCGGCCCGACTG contains:
- a CDS encoding fibro-slime domain-containing protein; amino-acid sequence: MKFLKILLSAVAIAGVQNALAKCEGTLYLMPQEGWTGRFYVMTDSTSTEASPRYDAETRYFKVDLAQAKSGEMDSTFALVNHLYAPMKYIVQAEWNNAVNEDFRYLKGKTDIKCPGAGNSVFVLEDPEQPGKTLVASEKPKIKYLYFLPPDKEEWWVTPPMWSGDGKYASGKPLKPAEDRCGWFYTSWVYRNVPSNFIIFKKSDESLKEAIGMNGLGAALEPIALDMVFEVYEKDTLFFFADPDVSPTGSGSFATSDNDASGNCSYFLQMTFYDTDASLHGAFTCDDYPNMGANACYSANAKYNYPGEGAKNTVPCIGVTPGIVADLLDPQTKKPTYNAASGCFVSAEAFNAMFKATPDVNVVHELGSRGVYFYMNQNGLWQYDSYWSTNPSQAFTPLNDLADSVKNDKCTGTCATAATLREEYGAVRYGMGGSNDAAKNFISDKAQQALGDVYDWSLTEPKTGLPYIDLYPVTAGEFADGDKPNVYDVLSWDDRVKSEGNQHFCLETHSMFTYRPGAFLAVRGDDDIWVYIDNKLAIDLGGLHMPAPAYVNLDEFAGASGELVAGEVYDFDMFLCDRRTTMSNLHILTNLILAGLDKPGNTDAVSKPAVRVAGNVSGFTVRNSFRSTLSIVTSDASAKTYAVMDLQGRIVRRGAIAGTETLVQNLRAGSYIVKVGLGHRRVNVR
- a CDS encoding GGDEF domain-containing protein, with the translated sequence MQDLDQTIVTPGKTIKFEKIELRPHLIILYPQTQFKQIPLPKGTITLGRGQDADVRLDDELVSRRHCAITFDGIRVTVKDLGSTNGTFVDGEFVEEKVLDSDNRLQIGKMVMKVEFKDKSEEAIDKALYEAATIDPLTKISNRRNFFDRSLGELALARRNNYFVHTIMVDADHFKRVNDTWGHQCGDMVLKEIARILNEEKREADLLARYGGEEFLLLLAGISPEDARKSAERLRKAVESHKFSWKDTVIPVTISLGLCSRQGENIGKVEELIAECDRLLYVAKEGGRNQVACEV
- a CDS encoding MATE family efflux transporter, translating into MSKLNSERLNSFGTASIPKLVLQFSVPSIVSMLVNALYNIVDRLFVGQEVGSLGIAGITLCFPIMLFIMAMSMMIGVGGNTLFAIRLGQKKYIQASIILNNSFSLLLLMAATTFTLGEIFMEPLLRLFGTSDQTLPVASSYMRILLCGAVFQTVAPGMNHFIRSMGHPKTAMFREVIGAVTNIALDWLFIVQFRWGIEGAAWATIGSQLVAASLITQFFVKKDTPIRIRWRHMKLRFAYVRKIIILGIPPSIMQVCNSLMNAILNWSLTTYGAISLHNTGALSGGDLAISAFGIVNSIASFILLPLLGFVHGTQPIIGYNFGARLNARVKATLKFTFIYAGSFMLVAWAILMWKTEVFVAPFAPTDLKLQEVAAWAMRIFGAAFFMIPLGLVSGSFFQGTGKALRSMFLNACRQVILLIPFLLVLPHFFELKGVFMAQPIADTGAAIIGVLMLRHELKKLK